The sequence below is a genomic window from Dyadobacter chenwenxiniae.
TGCACGCACAGAAAGGTCCAGCTCTGACAATGAAGTCTTAAGTAGTTTTCTCATACGCAACATTTCTTCATCCACCTGATTGTCTTCTTCTGCTTTCTGCTTCTCAAACGTCATTGTTTGATCAGAGAATAGCATAAAGTGTTGGATCAAAATGTTCGCTGCACCTTTCAACGCATCTTCCGGATGGATTGAACCATCTGTTTGAATGTCGATCAAAAGACGCTCGTAATCTGTGCGTTGTTCGACACGTGTATTTTCAACACTGTATTTAACATTTTTAATCGGGGTATAAATAGAATCCACTGCAATGTATCCAAACGGCAATTCATTTGCACGCGGCTCATCAGCAGGGACGTACCCTCTTCCTTTGTCCAAAAGAAGTTCCATTTCGAACTCTTTCTGGTCATCAATATGGCAAATAACCTGATCTGGATTTAAAACTTCAAATGCATTAGTAAACTTACCAATGTCACCCGCTGTGATAACGGATACATTTTTAAGGTTCACAACGATCCTGCTTTCGTTCAGATCAGAAACTTTTTTAAAACGAACCATTTTAAGGTTCAGGATGATTTCTGTTACATCCTCAACTATACCTTCGATAGAAGAAAACTCATGAAGCACACCAGGGAACTTCACGCTCGTAATGGCATAACCTTCCAAAGATGAAAGAAGTATTCTACGTAATGCATTACCAATGGTTACGCCGTATCCTTTCTCTAAAGGCTTAAACTCAAACAACCCGTGAAAGTCGTCTGCTTTTTCCATGACGACCTTATCAGGCATTTGGAAAGCTAATATTGACATAGTCCTTGCTCCTTTTATAGTAGTAAATGATAGTTGATCACGCTACCGTTACCTTTGCGATCGCAAAATTGCCGATTTCGGCTAAAAGCACGCCTGGTAAACTAGGCGTGCTGTAATATGAAGATTATTTAGAATACAACTCAACGATAAGCTGTTCGTTGATGTTTTCAGGGATTTGTTCGCGTTCTGGGAAGGTTACGAATTTACCTGTCAATTGTTGACCATCCCATTCCAACCAGTTGAATCCTTTAGAGCTGTGACCAGCAAGGCTCTCTGAAACTGATTCAAGAGATTTCGATTTCTCACGAACTGTCACGATTTGTCCAGGACGTAGAGAATAAGAAGGAATATTAACAATTTCACCATCAACAAGTATATGTTTGTGGGAAACAAGCTGACGGGCAGCCCGTCTGGTTGGAGCGATACCCAAGCGGTAAACTGTATTATCAAGACGAGCTTCGCAGTATTTCAACAGGTTCTCACCAGTAATACCCTCTTTAACCGAAGCTTTTTCGAATAGATTACGGAATTGTCTTTCAAGAATACCGTAGATGAATTTCACCTTCTGCTTTTCCATCAATTGCAAAGCATACTCCGATTTTTTAGAGCGGCGACCCTTTCCGTGAACTCCGGGAGGGTAATTCTTTTTTGCAAGAGCTTTGCTCGGGCCCATAATGGGTTCTCCGTAGCGTCTTGCAATCTTTGATTTGGGACCTGTATAACGTGCCATTAAAAACTTTTTATTTTACTTAAATTATTTAAAAACCATTCTGTAACCCCAGTGTCCAAATTACGAATGGGCATTAGATTGAAATACTATACTCTCCGACGTTTTGGAGGACGGCAACCATTGTGTGGAAGCGGAGTAATATCTCTGATTGTAGTTACCTCGATTCCAGCATTTTGAATAGTACGAATTGCTGATTCACGACCAGATCCTGGTCCTTTAACAAAAACCTCAGCTTTACGCATGCCTAGATCGAAAGCAACCTGAGCACAGCTTTGGGCTGCAGTTTGTGCTGCGTAAGGTGTATTCTTTTTCGATCCACGAAACCCCATCTTACCGGCAGATCCCCAGGAAATCACCTGACCATTGTTATTTGTAATAGAGATGATAATGTTGTTGAATGAAGCTTTGATGTGTACTTGACCCACCGACTCCACTACTACAACTCTCTTTTTTGCTTTATCTTTTCTTTTATTTTGTGCCATTGCTTATGGATAGAAATGTGGTCTTCACCACCGCTCACTGATTATTTAGTAGCCTTTTTCTTGTTCGCGATTGTTTTGCGTTTACCCTTACGAGTACGAGAGTTGTTCTTTGTCCTTTGTCCGCGCAACGGTAAACCCTTACGGTGACGAAGACCTCTGTAACAAGCGATATCCATTAAGCGCTTAATGCTCAGTTGAACTTCTGATTTAAGTGCACCTTCTACTTTATATTCACCTGCTATAACCGCACGAACTGCACCGGACTCTTCATCATTCCAGTCAACAACTTTCTTATTGATGTCAACTCCTGCTTTTTCTAGAATTTTTTTCGCTGAACTGCGTCCAATTCCGAAGATATAAGTTAGTGAGATTTCGCCCCTTTTACGGTCGGGAATATCAACTCCTGAAATACGTGCCATAATGATTAACCTTGTCTTTGTTTATACCGTGGGTTCTTCTTGTTAATAACATACACTTTACCCTTTCGGCGTATAACCTTGCAGTCTTCACTGCGTTTCTTTACTGATGCTTTGACTTTCATCTCGAATGTTACTTGTTGTTAATAATGAGGTCGTCTTCTCCTTATTTGTACCGGTAAGTAATTCTTGCCTTTGATAAGTCGTAAGGAGACATTTCCAACTTAACACGGTCGCCCGGTAATATTTTTATATAGTGCATTCTCATCTTTCCTGAAATATGCGCAATCACTTCATGTTTATTCTCTAAAATTACACGAAACATTGCATTGGAAAGCGCTTCTAAAATTACTCCGTCTTGTTCGATTGATGCTTGTTTTGCCATTCGTAGCGTTAATTACATTACTTCAACCATAAGGCTGGTGTTGGCCGTCACTTTTTCTATATAATCGAATGTTGTCAGAATTTCGGCTTTGCCTTTACGAACAACGACTGTGTGTTCAAAATGCGCCGAATACTTTCTATCGCTAGTTCGAATCGTCCATCCATCCCGTTCTTGCATCACTGATTTAACTCCCAAATTAATCATGGGCTCAATCGCAAGAACCATCCCCTCTTTTAGGCGGATTCCCTTCCCGCGTTTCCCGTAATTTGGAACTTCCGGGCTTTCGTGAAGATCTCTTCCAACGCCATGTCCTACTAGTTCCCTTACAACTGTATATCCTTTTTCTTCAACGAAACTCTGAACTGCAAAGCCAATGTCTCCAATTCTCATTCCTTCCGTCGCCTGCTCGATTCCTTTATATAACGATCGCTTAGTTGCAGTTAAGAGACTCATAACTTCCGGGCTAACTTCACCAACGGGATAAGTGTAAGCGCTATCGCTATGAAACCCATTCAACTTAACACCGCAATCGATCGAAACAATATCTCCTTCTTTTAACGTATAACTGCTAGGGATTCCGTGAACGACTACTTCGTTAACCGAGATGCACAATGATGCCGGAAACTTGTTAAATCCTTTAAACGAAGGAATTCCACCATGATCTCTTATGTATTCCTCTGCAACAGAATCTAATTTTTGCGTTGTTACACCTGGTTTTACCCAAAGAGCCACTTCTGCATGAGCTCTTCCTAAAATTTGAGCACTTACTTTGATAAGCTCAATCTCTTCTTCCGTTTTAAGATAAATCATGCCTAATATCAGATCGCAACGCTCTCCGTTCTTCCCGTCACCCGTCCTGATTTCATCAAACCTTCATATCTTCGCATCAACAGGTAACTTTCAATCTGCTGCAATGTATCTAACACAACACCCACCATAATCAGCAACGATGTTCCTCCAAAGAAGTGAGCAAAATCTGTTGACACGCCTAAAAGACTTGCAAATGCTGGTAATATAGCCACAATCGCAAGCATCAGAGAACCAGGGAATGTTATCCTATCTAGGATAGAGCTAATATATTCAGACGTCTGTTGACCTGGTTTCACACCTGGAATAAAGCCACCACCTCTTTTCATATCATCAGCAATTTGCTGCGGATTAACCGAAATAGCTGTATAGAAGAACGTGAAAACGATAATCAGAAATGCGAAAAGTAAATTGTACTGCCAAGTCGTATAGTTTGCAAAAATTGTTGCGACATTACTTGCAAAATCGCTTTTCTCAGCAAAATATGACGCTCCTAACGAAGGAATAAACATTAATGCCTGTGCAAAAATAATAGGCATAACGCCCGCAGCATTAAGTTTTAAAGGCAAATATTGACGCTGGCCACCCATAACCCGGTTTCCAACGACCTGCTTCGCGTATTGGATAGGAATTCTGCGCACTGCCTGTGTAAGCATTACAGCGCCCATAATTACAAAATACAATGCGACAATTTCAAGAACCGTCAATAAAATCTGTCCACTTCCCCGAGAAACAAATTCCTTATAAATGGCACCTGGGAATCTCGAAACAATACCAATCATTATTAGCATCGAAATACCATTACCAATTCCTTTATCAGTAATCCTTTCTCCCAACCACATACAGAACATTGTTCCAGCAGTTAAAACAAAAACAGATGAGATAGAGAAAAGGCTCCTAGATACTAGTAAAGCCTCATCGGGTACAGTTGTATTTAAATAAGCAGTTCCTTGTACCAACGTGACAACGATCGTCAATACGCGGGTAATCTGATTCAATTTCTTTCTTCCTGACTCACCCTCTTTCTGCATCTTCTGGAAATACGGCAATGCCATAGTCAGCAACTGAATCGCAATAGATGCGGAAATATAAGGCATAATGCCCAAGGCGAAAATAGACGCCTTACTAAACGCTCCTCCCAAAAAAGTATCAAGAAGACCCAAAAGCCCCTGAGTGGATACGTTCATTTGATCTGGTTCGACACCAGGCAAAGCCACATAAGACCCCAAACGGAAAATCGTTATAAACAAAAGAGTGTTGAGAATTCGCGTTCTCAACTCTTCAATTGCAAATATATGTTTTATAGTCTCTAAAAATCGTTTCATGTCGTGGGCTTACATTAGCTAATTGTGAAAACAACCAGTGCTTAACACAAACAGCAAAATTATAGTTTAACCGCTTTGCCTCCTGCCTTTTCAATCGACTCAATTGCAGCCGCAGAAAAACCATTTGCCTGAACCTCGACAGCCGCAGAAATTTCGCCTCTGTTCAAAATCTTTACAAGATCCTTCTTTGCACACAAACCATTTTCACGAATTAAGTCAAGCGTAATCACCGAAGCACTTGTCTTCTCCGCAAGCGCCTGAATTGCATCCAGGTTAAGCGCCTTGAATTCCACTCTATTAATATTGTTGAACCCAAATTTTGGAAGACGTCTTTGAAGTGGCATTTGACCACCCTCAAATCCAACTTTCCGGCTATAACCTGAACGAGATTGTGCTCCTTTATGTCCACGTGCAGATGTTCCTCCTTTACCAGAGCCCTGACCACGT
It includes:
- a CDS encoding DNA-directed RNA polymerase subunit alpha, producing the protein MSILAFQMPDKVVMEKADDFHGLFEFKPLEKGYGVTIGNALRRILLSSLEGYAITSVKFPGVLHEFSSIEGIVEDVTEIILNLKMVRFKKVSDLNESRIVVNLKNVSVITAGDIGKFTNAFEVLNPDQVICHIDDQKEFEMELLLDKGRGYVPADEPRANELPFGYIAVDSIYTPIKNVKYSVENTRVEQRTDYERLLIDIQTDGSIHPEDALKGAANILIQHFMLFSDQTMTFEKQKAEEDNQVDEEMLRMRKLLKTSLSELDLSVRAYNCLKSADVKSLGDLVRLEISDMMKFRNFGKKSLTELEQLVADKQLTFGMDVAKYRLDED
- the rpsD gene encoding 30S ribosomal protein S4, whose product is MARYTGPKSKIARRYGEPIMGPSKALAKKNYPPGVHGKGRRSKKSEYALQLMEKQKVKFIYGILERQFRNLFEKASVKEGITGENLLKYCEARLDNTVYRLGIAPTRRAARQLVSHKHILVDGEIVNIPSYSLRPGQIVTVREKSKSLESVSESLAGHSSKGFNWLEWDGQQLTGKFVTFPEREQIPENINEQLIVELYSK
- the rpsK gene encoding 30S ribosomal protein S11 → MAQNKRKDKAKKRVVVVESVGQVHIKASFNNIIISITNNNGQVISWGSAGKMGFRGSKKNTPYAAQTAAQSCAQVAFDLGMRKAEVFVKGPGSGRESAIRTIQNAGIEVTTIRDITPLPHNGCRPPKRRRV
- the rpsM gene encoding 30S ribosomal protein S13; the protein is MARISGVDIPDRKRGEISLTYIFGIGRSSAKKILEKAGVDINKKVVDWNDEESGAVRAVIAGEYKVEGALKSEVQLSIKRLMDIACYRGLRHRKGLPLRGQRTKNNSRTRKGKRKTIANKKKATK
- the ykgO gene encoding type B 50S ribosomal protein L36; this translates as MKVKASVKKRSEDCKVIRRKGKVYVINKKNPRYKQRQG
- the infA gene encoding translation initiation factor IF-1, producing the protein MAKQASIEQDGVILEALSNAMFRVILENKHEVIAHISGKMRMHYIKILPGDRVKLEMSPYDLSKARITYRYK
- the map gene encoding type I methionyl aminopeptidase, which produces MIYLKTEEEIELIKVSAQILGRAHAEVALWVKPGVTTQKLDSVAEEYIRDHGGIPSFKGFNKFPASLCISVNEVVVHGIPSSYTLKEGDIVSIDCGVKLNGFHSDSAYTYPVGEVSPEVMSLLTATKRSLYKGIEQATEGMRIGDIGFAVQSFVEEKGYTVVRELVGHGVGRDLHESPEVPNYGKRGKGIRLKEGMVLAIEPMINLGVKSVMQERDGWTIRTSDRKYSAHFEHTVVVRKGKAEILTTFDYIEKVTANTSLMVEVM
- the secY gene encoding preprotein translocase subunit SecY produces the protein MKRFLETIKHIFAIEELRTRILNTLLFITIFRLGSYVALPGVEPDQMNVSTQGLLGLLDTFLGGAFSKASIFALGIMPYISASIAIQLLTMALPYFQKMQKEGESGRKKLNQITRVLTIVVTLVQGTAYLNTTVPDEALLVSRSLFSISSVFVLTAGTMFCMWLGERITDKGIGNGISMLIMIGIVSRFPGAIYKEFVSRGSGQILLTVLEIVALYFVIMGAVMLTQAVRRIPIQYAKQVVGNRVMGGQRQYLPLKLNAAGVMPIIFAQALMFIPSLGASYFAEKSDFASNVATIFANYTTWQYNLLFAFLIIVFTFFYTAISVNPQQIADDMKRGGGFIPGVKPGQQTSEYISSILDRITFPGSLMLAIVAILPAFASLLGVSTDFAHFFGGTSLLIMVGVVLDTLQQIESYLLMRRYEGLMKSGRVTGRTESVAI
- the rplO gene encoding 50S ribosomal protein L15, encoding MNLSSLKPAAGSVKTGKRVGRGQGSGKGGTSARGHKGAQSRSGYSRKVGFEGGQMPLQRRLPKFGFNNINRVEFKALNLDAIQALAEKTSASVITLDLIRENGLCAKKDLVKILNRGEISAAVEVQANGFSAAAIESIEKAGGKAVKL